The Oryza glaberrima chromosome 5, OglaRS2, whole genome shotgun sequence DNA segment tcgtgcCGCGCGTCGCGCATCCCGGTGGGCATCGCGGAGCCCGTGGAGGAGCTCCTCTCGATGCTGGACGAGGTGGACGGCGAGCCGGAGCAGATGAGGGTCATCTCCGTCGTCGGATTCGGTGGCTCCGGGAAGACCACCCTCGTGAAGGCGGTCTACGATGATCCTCGCGCAAAGGACAGATTCTCCCGCCGCGCGTGGGTCACCGTCggtagctcgccgtcgccggagaccaGCAATGGGATGAAGGGGATCCTGCGTGCTGTATTCCAGCAGGTTCTTCCCAAAGACGCCATAGATGCTGACGGACAACATCTTGAAACCTCGCTCAAAGAATACCTGAAGGACAAGAGGTTAGTGCACAtttaacatttttctttttttttgaactacTTTCATAtgcaaaatttaacttttaatcGGACTTTTGCTCCTCATTCATCAATTTGACTGTCGTGTGTATATATTGATCAGGGTTCACTGTTTTggaatcccaaaaaaaaaaatcagggaaAGGAAATTTCAGACAAAAAATAGTTTTGAAAACTTCTTTGCTAAATTCAAACAAATTCTGAAAACAGGCACTCACCGGTGGACACAAATATTTGAATCAAGATTATGAACCCTGTACCCTGATACTGATCAGCAGAATTTATGTTTTACCACTTAATTTTGCTACTCATTTCTCAATTTGGTTATTAGGTATTTAATTATCATCGATGACATCGGGATGGATCAATGGAACATCATAAGATCGACCTTTGAAGACAATGGTACAAGCAGCAGGATAATACTGACCACAACCATCCAGTCTGTGGCAAATATGTGCAGCCATGGCAATGGCTATGTGTATCAAATGAACACACTTGGTGAAGAAGACTCTAAGGAACTCGCTTTTCCAGGGTTTAGATCACCTGAGTTGGAGCAAGGTTCAGCATCATTATTGGGGAAATGTGATGGTCTTCCTCTTGCTCTGGTCAGTGTCTCCGATTATCTGAAGGGCTCAAATGAGCCCACAGGAGAGCTGTGCGCAAAGCTGTGCCGCAACCTTGGTTCTCATCTGAAAGAGCAGGATGGCCATTACAGCTTTTCAGAACTCAGAAAGGTGCTCCTTGACAACTATGACAGTTTTTCTGGCTATCCTTTGAGCTGCTTGCTGTATCTTGGAATATTTCCAAACAATCGACCACTCAAGAAGAAAGTTGTAATCAGGCGGTGGTTAGCCGAAGGATATGCACGAACCGACTCTCTTCGTAGCGAAGAGGATATTGCTGATGAGAATTTCAGTAAGCTTATTGACCGGAATATCATTCAGCCTGTTGACACAAGAAACAATTCTGAAGTGAAAACCTGCAAAACTCATGGAATTATGCACGAGTTTTTGCTGAACAAGTCCTTGTCACAGATATTCATCGCGAAATCGTCTCGTGATCATCCAAGACTAGGTGTCAATACTAATGCGCGCCACCTTTCTTTTCATTCTGGTGAACTGACAGAGTGTGTGGCATCTGATGAAGAGTTATCTCATGTCCGGTCTCTGACAGTCTTTGGGCATGCAGGTGATGCAATTTGTTATGTTCGCAGGTGCAAACTGATACGAGTCTTGGATCTACAGGAATGCAGTGATTTGGATGACGATCATCTGAAATACATATGCAAATTATGGCATCTGAAATACCTGAGCTTTGGGAGCAATATCAGTGAGCTTCCAAGGAGCATTGATGGACTGCATTGTTTAGAGACACTGGATTTAAGGAGGACCCAGATGAAGTTTTTGCCCATTGAAGCAATCATGCTGCCCCACTTAGCTCACCTGTTTGGAAAGTTTATGCTTCATGAAGATGATGTGAAGAGTGTGAACAAGATGAGTAAACTACAAAAATTCTTTTCTTCCAAAAAGAGCAATCTGCAAACTTTAGCAGGATTTATCACTGACAAAAGCAAAGGTTTTCTGCAACATATTGGTCATATGAACAAGCTGAGGAAGGTTAAGATATGGTTCAAACATGTCGAAGGCAGCAACAATTACATCGCTGATCTTTCACGGGCCATTCAGGAATTCACCAAGGCTCCCATTGACAGGGATACTGACCGTTCTCTCTCACTTGATTCTGAAGAATGCCCTGAAAATTTCCTGAGTTCACTTGATTTGGAGACATGCTCTGAAGGTTCCAAATATGCTCTGAGGTCGCTAAAGTTAAATGGCGAACTTCACAAGTTGCCTCCATTTGTTAATTTGTTGTCAGGTCTCACTGAGCTTTGCATTTCATCACCTATGCTGACACAGGTTCATCTATCAACGCTGATCAATCTGAACAGACTGCTCTACCTCAAACTGGTTGCATATAAGCTCGAGAATTTCGAAATAAAACATGGAGCATTCCCGAGCTTGCGACGCCTGTGCTTTGTAGTGAAAAGTGTCACTTCAGCTCTGCCCACAATCAAGCATGGAGCTCTCCCAAATATCATATCACTTCAGCTGCTCTGTCAAGGTCCAGTTGGTCTTTCTGGCATCGAGATCAGACACATGAAACATCTCAAGGAAATCACAATTAACTCTGGAGTGGTTGTACAATGGGAACAGGCAGCAAAGAACCACCCAAATAGGCCTAAAGTTTTGTTCCTCAGAAAGGTTGATCCAATGGAAAGCGAGGAACGGGAAAGACCTTGTGCCATAAGGGAGCAGATGAAAATTACTGTAGCTCAACCAACTAGTTCAGGTGATGGACTGAACTCTAGCCTCAATAAGATCAGACTTTCAGAGCCTCCTTCTTCACGACTTGAGATGCCTGTTCGTCATATGGTGGATGGCCACTGAGGCAGCACCCCAGACTTCCTTGGCAAACCTCTAGCACAATATACCACTGCAGCTGGCAGACTTCAATGAAGACCATCcaaattttgctaaaaaaactTGGAAATCTAGATTGCTGTTCAGTTAAATGGTCCAGATTTCTGTATTTCCGTACTTGTCATGTTATGTGGTTAAGGTTGTAAATTGGCCCGGTTTTTTGTAAGTTCAGGGTGTTAAATAACCatattttaaattcttaaaatacAATGATCTGTGATTGGAGGTGTGCAATTGACCTCTTGCATAACTAAATCGATCCTGTTTGTCAAAAGTACTTGGTATATTTTGGAAATACCAAAATTATGtatcaaatttattattttcgatgaaataaacaaaataaaaagttCAAGTAAACTAAAGGACTAGTACTACTTCCTAGTTCTTACGAGGAACGTAAAACACCAATGACATAACCAGGCTGTTTAATcagtcaaaattttttgaaaatttttaatcaGTCAAAATAGAGTTTCCAAGTCATAAATTCTGACAGAACATTTGTTCTCACCATGATGCAACAAAATCAACAGGAGCACACCGCTAAACACATTATTCAGATTCTGCGAGGAGGACTCACCGTCCGTGGCTCCACCGAATCAGGCGGCGCGATGCAGACGAAGGAGGAGGGTtcccggcccgccgccgtcggcccccGACGAGGACCAAGTCGGACGGACGGAGGAAGAACGGACGGCGGAGAAGACGGGACTCCCCCTCGTGCTCGTCCTCGCACAGAATTCCCCGTTGCTGCGGGATTCCATGGCCTCCCGCTCCAGCGCCACGCCGACGCGCCCgtgcgcgacggcggccgctcttcctctccctccccctcgccggcgcctgGAACCGCAGTGCTGTTGCTCAATGGGCCACATCCTACGTAACTCGGTCCGTTTTGATCGGGTCGCAGCCATCCTATTTCATGATGGGCCGGCCCAGTATTATTGGCAATGGTTGCCGGCTGGTGTGTACGCATTCCGGCCCATGCTGGGTCTCTGTCTGTGATTTGTCTAGGGGTCTCACTCTCACAGGCAAATGAGCTTAAGAGCAAGTACAAGTACAATAGGACCAGCTCCAATTATTTCCACGTAATCTAAGGACAAAGCTAAACGCCAGAATATACTGGTAGGTAGTCTCTAATTTATCTTTGTGCCTTTCCATAGCAATAgtattttattctttatttttcttcaattctctctcttcctctgcGTTATCTTCCTCCTATCTCCCAGGTAATATCATTTTTTAAAGAAGGATAGTATACATCAGTAACACGTGGAGGTGATTACTGAGGGGTACAACATGGCACGCAAGAGCTTGGTAAACCGAGGCAGTTTTACTATCATTGTGATCCCCAAGTttccaaataaaacaaaagtgGACCGACCCAGGTTATCAGAcgttttgtttttgttaaaatcaaactactttaaatttgtagaaaacaataataatattttcaactcaacataaatttattataaaaatatattcagctattgattttataaaactaatttggtacaTAAactaagttaaatttaaagtagtttggttttgaccaaagtcaaaacgtcatATAACCTGAAACGTAGGGAGCACTTGCCATAGCTTCTCTAttagagagggagagcgagTAGAATTAAAAACCTGGAATGTGATGGCTCGTGCGATGCAATCGCTCCAAGCTGCTGCTTCGCTGAGCTCTCCTGCTCGTGAGTGCAGTAGCCACAAGCTTCGCCAATCGCCAGGACCCAGCCTCAATCCTGTCTCCTCCCTTCTCGTTGTCCCCTATCAACATGAAAGGAGGAGTTGTGCGCAACAAGCGCTCGGACGAGCGTGTGTATCAAGGGTGAGTACTACTGACTACTTTTGTTTCAGCCACCGTCGATAAGCCATGGCTACGACCGCTCCTCTCTCACACGTAGCAGGCCCATTTATCTTGAGCATATGTGTCGCTGGCGACTAATTAGCATTCAAATCTACATGTTCTTCTTATCGTTAGCATTGAGAGCTCTATTATACTTGCTTGAAGCTCAAGCCCATGATTTTGGTAGCCTGGTTGAGGCAACAATTAATTTTAACCACAAAGATAAGTAATATCTGAAGAGGTATGGCTTGTTGAAGAGGTCCAATATACTCCcaagacagaaaaaaaatgatgtgtttGGAATTATCtgattcattatctaaaaaaaaaactatggttCTTTACCCTTACCTCTTTCTTCCCCATAATATAACACCCTTTCCTATTGTCCATTTAAAGTATTAGCCTTGATCATAGCCAGTAAGTACCACAACCCTGTTGATGCTGTcgtaagagcatcaccaacagtccaCCAATACTCTATCcccaaaaattaatttttgtttcctaaactgaaaatagatgGTGAAAAAACCCCTTCCTTCAAGAGATAGTCTAAATTCAATCTCAAAAACTAAAAGTGGACCCTTCTGCTAAACTACCAATAgaaattctagttttttttcctttcccgtGCGCAGGAGGAGATCGCCCCGacgcggggaggagaggagaaacgcACGGAAGGAGGGAATTGGGAGTTGTTTTCTCGCCCTCAAATACACGTACCTAGAAAATTGGAGATGGGAACTCCAAAACGTCCAGAGCTCTTTTGGGAATCTTTTGGACcagttttttttaaccaaaatccccaaaaaaaTAGGATTGATGATGGAATAGatagactgttggtgatgctgcAAATCCGTTGTTCTCTGTGAATTTGGGCTCGCTACAGTTGCGCTACCACAGCCACAGCACTACCGGTCAGACCTATTATCCATGATTCGCACTCCATCAACCAATTTTATCAAGAATCATTGCTTCAAAAATAGCCAATTTCGTAGCATTTGTAATGTCTGGGTTAGCgactaataataacaaaaagaaaaaaaatcattcttcAAAAACAACTATTCAAAACTTCCATCAACAATCCAGATCAGCATTCTCCGAGGTCGAAGTCATGTGACTTTGTCCATGTGAGCCCGATGATTCTTGAGCCCACATGTTAATGACAAAGGCACCGTGCATTCGATGGCGGAGAACCTCaatcccatccatccatcttaGCGTGAGGTTTTCCCCCTTTCAGCTCAGCAGTGAGCCCTCCATCAACAAATCGATCATGGCCACCGTGCGCGCTCTCCGCCTCACTCCAGCCGTCGTGGCAGTGGCCGGTGGTGGTCGGAGACCAGCGGCGCCGAGCACGTCCTGATCGGCCGGTGCTGAGccgggacgccgccggcgggaaGGGACAGCTCGAGCACTTCGTTGCACTCGCCGCACCGTATCCTGGTggtccacctcctcctccgtggccgcggcggcggcggcgtccgcagAAGCTCCGAGCACTTGCCGCAGATCACGAATGGCGCGCCGCCCAGGACCGGGcggcaggggtcggtgccctcccgccgcgcgggcgccgacggacgcccgccgccgccgtcgccgcggcagcTGGATGACGACGCCGACGTGGAAGCGGTGTCCTGCGGCGGGAGCGCCCGCTCCAGCTGCGACTCCAGCCGGCGGAAGAGCCGCGAATCGCGCCGCGTCAgggccctcccgccgccgccgctcgccgggcGCGGCTGCTCGATGGTGACGATCAAGCTGCGGAGGTTGTCCAGCGCGTGGAGGAGCTCCTTGTGAAACGCCGGGTCCATcaggcgcgccgccgcgacggcgcctGGCTCGTCGGGAGGTCGAGgcaagccaccaccaccaccggacgCCCCGAGCTCctgcgagctcaccggcgacggcgactgccATGGCCGCCCCTCCTGCGCGTTCCTTGGCGTGTAGAACGCCTCCTCGCTCCGCTCCGaatccgtcgtcgtcgtccagtcAGACGAGCtcgacggccgcctcgtccgcctcgACAACGGCCGGACCTCGTCGGCGCGCCGGTCCGACCCGGCGTCCTCCGGCTCGTCGGAGAACACCGACGCGGTGTCGGCGGAGAGGATCTCCAGCCTGCTCAGCGCGTACTCCGCCTCATCCGTCGGCTCCGGGTTCTTGCCTGCGGAgacagcaaaaaaaataaaacaccaAGAAACACCACAGCTTCTGGGCGTCAGATCCATGGCGACTAATCAAGCACAGCTGAGATTCCATGGCGGGCGAGGCACCTCGGATCGGAGTGCGGCATCTGCTGCAGTAGAAGATGACGACCTTGGGGTTCTGGTAGATCATGGCGCGGCAGTACGGACACCGGCCGAACCGCATTTTCACCTCCTCCGACTGCATCGCCGCCGCAGAACTTCTCCGACTACCAAAGCATCGATCAGAAATTTCGTCAGAGAAGAAGGCGTTTGATCAACAGCAATCAATTCGGCCGGTGAGATGATCTTGATTCAAACCTGAAACCCCCCCCCAAATCAATGCATTCTTTATGCCAAGGTCAAGTCAATCAACTTCAGCTCGCTAACTGAATATAACTGCTAATTACGACTCCTCATTAAGACATTGACCAATTGCAGTGGAATTGACTGCTTCATAATCATTTACCAATCCCCCAAAACAAAAGCTGCGATTAACATTGCTACGCAAGGACATGCCGGGAAAAAGGACTCATTGACCTCTAGCGAAGATGGGAAATGGTGATGAGAAATTGGAGATTGACGCTGTCTCGACATGAACTTTAGTACGGGGCTACGGCGACAGTGGGCATCCAGTACACCCGTGCACGGGAGTAAACTGTTGCAACTCAAGTTAGGTTTTTTTTCGACAATAAACATCTCGTGGATTGAGAGTTCAGATTGGTTTCTTGCACAGACTAATTGCAGAGCAACAGGAAGATTGGGGGAGAACATGGCACTATAATCGAATTAAAATATACCAAAAGAtcaaattaaagaaaagaacagggAAACCCACTAGATCCCTGAAAAAAACTGAATCTCACCTAGCTGTCAGAATCTTCAGAGCCCCTCCGATTCTTCAGCTCGGCTTCTCAGACACGAGGTAATAACTGAATCGAGCCATGGAAGAAACAGGAGGAAATACGGGGGAGGAAGAAAGAGTCTTGAGCCAGCGAAGACACAGCGTACAATCCGAGGAAATATTTTACTAGCACGGATCGTGAGCTGAAAAGGGCATCGTTGGGAAGATGGGATTAGAGCACAGCATTGCCGCTTAAAGAAAAACTGTGATTTTAATTGGTCAATTGCTTGTTCCAGTTCACTGAATTTTCTATCTTGGTGCAATACTAGGTGTGCAGTTTgcttaaaaaacttttaattgGTGATTTCGTGTATGTAAAAGTGtaatattactctctccgtctctaaatatttaatgccgttgacttttttaaatatgtttgaccgttcatcttatttaaaaaatttaagtaattattaattattttcctatcatttgatttatttgatttattattaaatatacttttatgtatatatatagttttacgtatttaaataagacgaacagtcaaacatatttaaaaaaaatcaacgatgtaaatatttaaggacggaggTGGTACTagtttactactactactccattGATGACTTTTTAAGGTGGAAGTCAACGGAAACTAATCAGTAAGCAAGTAAATTTGGTGGTCTAGTTGTGATGTCTGTCAGTCATAAGTTGATCACTAACTTTACTTTGATATATTCTCCACCTTACCTACCATAAGTTTGTCCATCCTGAAATAGTTCCGCAGCAGTGTTCTCGTGTGACATCTTCTCCAAAATAATCTTGAAAGTGGTGTGCAAAAATGTGAACATTAGTCTTTCAAGTTTAGCAATCAACTTTGACTAAATTAATTGTGGTAACCAATCAAAAGAAACTCATATAACATATTTCCTCGttaatcacaattttttttaggcAAGTGAAGAACAACTTGCAGCTGCAGCCTCTGgtctacagaaaaaaaaagcaaatcttATGATCAGGTATGTGTGCTGCAAGGGCCCATCTCCAACGGCCCAATCCAAATGCTGCTGCAAAGCCTGCAAGCATCAGCAACCtccatttctttttaaaaaaagcatcagaaaaaaaatataaacaaaaaatgTTAATTGCATTATCCCACTTGCATTATCCTCCGCCCGCCACGTGTCCCGTCTCCCAGCCTCAGCTCGAGCTCGCCACCTGCTCGACCCGAGTCCTCTCCTTCGcttcgccgctgctgctgctgcgggcTCGCTTGGGATGAGAGCCCCCTCCTCTCCatggcctcctccctcctcctgcCTCGCGCCaccttcgccgccaccaccaagcacctcgccgtcctccacccgcccgccgccgccgcctgcaggcCCCACCCGCCCAGGTTGATCAggtgcggcgccgccgccgtcccggacGACGAGCTCCTCCGCTCGCTCTACCTCGTGCAGGCCGACGCCGCGTCGCCGGTGGTGTCCGCGGACACGGGCAATGATGGATGGGCCGCTCTCCTTGACGAGATCAGGGGCTCCCTCCAGGCGGAGgactcgtcgtcgtccatcccggcggcgacgagcggtggcgtcgtcgtccccgACGAGCTCCTGACCGCGCCTCCGTCCGTCGTCATCCCGGACGAGATCCTCGGCGCGGACCCGTCGTCAACCCTGCAGGCGCCCGGCcccagcggcggcgccatccCGGAGGACCTTCTCGCGGCGCTGCACCTGGACGCGTCGAACCCGGTGGTGCGGGCGGCGTGGGGGGCGCTGTCCCGCCTCGACGAGCTGACGTCGGGCCTCTCGGGGCCgcagcggtgggcggcggcggcgttcgcggcggcgacgtgggcgtaCCTGACGGCGCGGCCGGGGGTGCTGAGCGGGGCGGTGGACGCGTACGTGCTGGCGCCGCTGCAGCTGGCGGTGGACAGCGCGGTGGGGCGGCGGAGCCTGAGGATGAGCGACTTCGTGGTCGGGGAGCGGATCGGGGAAGGGTCGTTCGGGGTGGTGTACTCCGGCGCGGTGGTGCcccggggcggcgcggcgccggcggcgaggaaggggaAGGCGAAGACGAGGCTGGAGCTGGACGAGAGGTACAAGGAGAAGGTGATACTGAAGAAGATCAAGGTGGGGACGGCGGGGGCGAAGGAGTGCGGCGACTACGAGGAGTGGTTCAACTACCGGGTGGCAAGGGCGGCGCCGGAGTCGTGCGCCGAGTTCCTCGGCAGCTTCGTCGCCGACAAGACCAAGTCCGAGTTCGTCAAGGGCGGCAAATGGCTCGTCTGGAAATTCGAGGTAAATTCGACATCAACTCATCAGTTAATGCTTGATGCTAGTATGAACTGCTGCAACCACATGCAGCACAGAAAATTAGTAGTAGTAACAACAATTTTAGGAATCactaagcttttttttttttttgacgcaaaaAGGTAGAGAGTCTCTACCTTATATTCCATTATAGAAATGGCGGTCAAAGTACATGGCCAAATGGCCAAAGAAAGGTAAAAGGAATACAGAAAAAAGGTTACACTGGAaatggaagaagaaggagaaaggAATCACTAAGCTAGCTTATAGCATGCAAAAATCTCAACAGCCTTTAAACTTTAGACCCAAAATTTGAACTGCTTTTATATTTTAAACTCGGTAATATGAAGTTTTCAAGCTTTTTAAACGCAAATGAGACATAATCCACTCTGTGATACAAAACTTTGAAAGAATCACCAAGCTTACACTACGCAAAAAAGTTCAATAACTTTGTGatacaaaattttcaagtttttaagcCCAAATGATTCAAAAAATTAAACCCAAACGAAATGcactatgaattttttttttttttaaaaatataaattggcCCATGCAGGTCTCGAACCTGCGACCTTCGCGTTATTAGCACGACGCTCTAACCAGCTGAGCTAATAGGCCTTGttcttttatatttgaaaaaaccATTCAAATTTTACATGATTTCTGGCGCGAATTCATGGCAGGGTGACCGGACGCTGGGCAACTACATGAGCGACCGCAACTTCCCCTTCAACCTGGAGGGCCTCATGTTC contains these protein-coding regions:
- the LOC127772651 gene encoding serine/threonine-protein kinase STN8, chloroplastic: MASSLLLPRATFAATTKHLAVLHPPAAAACRPHPPRLIRCGAAAVPDDELLRSLYLVQADAASPVVSADTGNDGWAALLDEIRGSLQAEDSSSSIPAATSGGVVVPDELLTAPPSVVIPDEILGADPSSTLQAPGPSGGAIPEDLLAALHLDASNPVVRAAWGALSRLDELTSGLSGPQRWAAAAFAAATWAYLTARPGVLSGAVDAYVLAPLQLAVDSAVGRRSLRMSDFVVGERIGEGSFGVVYSGAVVPRGGAAPAARKGKAKTRLELDERYKEKVILKKIKVGTAGAKECGDYEEWFNYRVARAAPESCAEFLGSFVADKTKSEFVKGGKWLVWKFEGDRTLGNYMSDRNFPFNLEGLMFGRAVRGLDDGSRAALVVKQVMRQLVTSLKRIHGTGIVHRDIKPSNLVVTRRGQVKLIDFGAATDLRIGKNYVPDRALLDPDYCPPELYVLPEETPQPPAEPIAAILSPILWQINSPDLFDMYSAGIVLMQMASPMLRSPSGLKNFNAELKAAGYDLNRWRETTRRRPDLQILDLDSGRGWDLATKLISQRGADKRGRLTAAAALRHPYFLLGGDQAAAVLSKLSLSK
- the LOC127772648 gene encoding disease resistance protein RGA4-like; the encoded protein is MESAVASAFLKAVMGRLFMALEKEYSKHKGLAQEAQSLQLDLRMIAAVMDDQLRAMGRATTADARTAVARLHAEEMLDLAHDVEECVDRFLHRLTCRQHRGGAGAGASSSSLVRRMAHELSKVQSRSSFADEIQRLKTRVREAQQRIIRMKPTLDVLAGGGGGGGQLTGAAGTSSTAPSCRASRIPVGIAEPVEELLSMLDEVDGEPEQMRVISVVGFGGSGKTTLVKAVYDDPRAKDRFSRRAWVTVGSSPSPETSNGMKGILRAVFQQVLPKDAIDADGQHLETSLKEYLKDKRYLIIIDDIGMDQWNIIRSTFEDNGTSSRIILTTTIQSVANMCSHGNGYVYQMNTLGEEDSKELAFPGFRSPELEQGSASLLGKCDGLPLALVSVSDYLKGSNEPTGELCAKLCRNLGSHLKEQDGHYSFSELRKVLLDNYDSFSGYPLSCLLYLGIFPNNRPLKKKVVIRRWLAEGYARTDSLRSEEDIADENFSKLIDRNIIQPVDTRNNSEVKTCKTHGIMHEFLLNKSLSQIFIAKSSRDHPRLGVNTNARHLSFHSGELTECVASDEELSHVRSLTVFGHAGDAICYVRRCKLIRVLDLQECSDLDDDHLKYICKLWHLKYLSFGSNISELPRSIDGLHCLETLDLRRTQMKFLPIEAIMLPHLAHLFGKFMLHEDDVKSVNKMSKLQKFFSSKKSNLQTLAGFITDKSKGFLQHIGHMNKLRKVKIWFKHVEGSNNYIADLSRAIQEFTKAPIDRDTDRSLSLDSEECPENFLSSLDLETCSEGSKYALRSLKLNGELHKLPPFVNLLSGLTELCISSPMLTQVHLSTLINLNRLLYLKLVAYKLENFEIKHGAFPSLRRLCFVVKSVTSALPTIKHGALPNIISLQLLCQGPVGLSGIEIRHMKHLKEITINSGVVVQWEQAAKNHPNRPKVLFLRKVDPMESEERERPCAIREQMKITVAQPTSSGDGLNSSLNKIRLSEPPSSRLEMPVRHMVDGH
- the LOC127772653 gene encoding uncharacterized protein LOC127772653; protein product: MQSEEVKMRFGRCPYCRAMIYQNPKVVIFYCSRCRTPIRGKNPEPTDEAEYALSRLEILSADTASVFSDEPEDAGSDRRADEVRPLSRRTRRPSSSSDWTTTTDSERSEEAFYTPRNAQEGRPWQSPSPVSSQELGASGGGGGLPRPPDEPGAVAAARLMDPAFHKELLHALDNLRSLIVTIEQPRPASGGGGRALTRRDSRLFRRLESQLERALPPQDTASTSASSSSCRGDGGGGRPSAPARREGTDPCRPVLGGAPFVICGKCSELLRTPPPPRPRRRRWTTRIRCGECNEVLELSLPAGGVPAQHRPIRTCSAPLVSDHHRPLPRRLE